Within Streptomyces sp. SS1-1, the genomic segment ACAGGGACGACCCGATGACCGCGGCGCGGCGGGATGCGACGGCGGGCCGGTCGCTCAGAGGCGCGTTTCTTCCCGCCCGTCGAAGACGGCGCGCGCGCGTTCGATGGCCGGCATGTTCTGCGCGGCCCAGGCCAGCAGTACCTCGACGGGGTGCCGAAGCGTCTTGCCGAGCGGCGTGATGCGGTACTCGACCGCGACGGGCCGGGTGGAGACGACCTCGCGCTCGACCACGCCGTTGCGTTCCAGCCGCCGGAGTGTCGCGGTCAGGGACTTCTGCGTGACCTGGGGGATGGCCCGGCGCAGTTCGTTGAAGCGGCGCGGGCGTTCGCACAGTTCGTTGAGGACGCCGAGCGACCACTTGTCGAGGACCTGGTCCAGCAGTTCGCGGTGCGGGGCGTCGATGCGGAGCTCGTTGTCGGTGTCCAAGGCGAAACCTGGTCTCGTTGAAGTGTCTTTCTGCCACTAGGTAGCTTACGGATACTTCTTGGAAGGAGAAGAAGCCATGACTGTTCAGTACGTCACGCCGAAGGGCATGCTGCAGCCCGTCCCCTACCACCATGTCGCGGTGGGCACCGGGACGAAGCACGTCCACGTCAGCGGGCAGATCGCGCGCCAGGCCGACGGGACCGCCGTCGCGCCCGGCGATCTGGCCGGGCAGGTCGCCCAGGCGTTGCGCAATACGGCCGTCGGGCTGTCGGGAGCGGGCGCGACCTTCACGGATGTGGTGCGCCTGACGTTCTACGTGACCCGGTGGAGCCCGGAGAAGATCGGTGACTTCATGGGCGGTGTGGAGGCCGTCGCCGACGAGATCGGGCTCCCGCTTCCCCTGCCGCCGGCCTCACTCATCGGGGTGGAGCATCTCTTCGAGCCGGACGTTCTCGTCGAGGTGGAGGCGACCGCGCTGCTGGACTGAGCCCCGGGTCCCGGCGCGGCTCAGGTGTGAAGTCGCGGGAGCTCGCCCGGACGCACCTTCACCACCTTCACGTGGGTACAGCCCGAGGCCTTGAGTGCGCGCCGGCGCTGGATGGCGGCCGCCCTCTCGAACACCTTCGCCGACGCCTGCGGCGCGCCGTCGGGGTCGGTCCAGGTCAGACCGTAACTCTGCACCGCGCTGGTCATGCTCCCGTTTCCTCTCCGCCCGGCCTCCGGGCCACCGACGCCGTACGAACCATGACTGTCCCGCCGAATCGGCAGCCTGCCACGAAGCAGGCGGGAACGTCGAGACCGCACCCGCCGGTTCCAGGTCAGACGGTGATGGTGCCGCGGACGCAGACGACGGTGGCTCCGCTCACCCAGACCGTGCCGTCGCCGTCGGCGGTGACCTCGATGCGCGCGGCCCGGCCCACCCTCGTTCCCTGGGAGACGCGGTAGGCGGAGGGAGCGGCGCCGGTGGAGGTGAGCCACTGGCCGACGGCGGCGTTCATGCTGCCGCACGCGGGATCCTCGGGGACGCCGATGCCCGGGGCGAACGTACGCAGTTCGAAGGCGTGGTCTGATCCCTCGGGCCAGGGGCCGATCGCGCCGACCATGGCGTCCGGTATCAGGGTCAGGTCGGGTTCGAGGGTGAGGACCTCCTCCGCGGTGGCCAGTCGGAGCACGGCCCAGCCGGGCCCGTTGTCGACCCACTGGTGGGCCACGACCTGTTCTCGGGTGATGCCGAACGCGTTCACGATCCGCTTCAGGTGGTCGTCGTCGAGCTCGCCGGTGCGCACCCGGGGCGGGGCGGCGAAGGCCAGGCTGTCCTCGCTTCGGCGCACGGTGACCAGTCCGGCGGCGCACTCCTGCACGAGGTGGTCGGCGTGCCGCGGGGTGCCGCCGTCCTCGAGCCAGGCGCGTGCGGAGCCGAGGGTGGGGTGCCCGGCGAACGGCAACTCGCCCTCGGGTGTGAAGATGCGCAGCCGGTAGTCCGCCTCCGGGACCGTGGGCGGCAGGACGAATGTGGTCTCGGACAGGTTCGTCCAGCGGGCCACTCGTTGCATCTGCTCATCGCTCAGGTCCGTCCCGTCCAGGACCACCGCGACCGGATTGCCGGAGTAGGGGTGCGTGGAGAACACGTCGACCTGCACGAAGGAACGACTGCGCGGCATGGTCAGGGGCACCTTTCGGGAGCGTCACGAGACGGGGAGGAGTGTGCGTACGGCGGTTCTGTGGAGGAATTCCTCGGCCCGGTCCCACGTCCAGCCGTTCTCCACGACCAGTGCGTGCCAGCCCATGGGCCCGAACCAGTACCAGAGGAGGTCGGCCGTCTCCTGCTCCGGGCAGGAGGGATGCGGCTCCAGTGTGTGGAGGTGACGTGCGGCGGCGCGCAGTGCCTCACGGTAGGCCGCGGTGGCCCGTTCCCACAGGGCCTCACCGTCCTCGTGGACGGGGAGTGCTTTGCGGATGGCTTCGTGTACGAGGTACTGGCTCTCGTTGCCGGCCCTCGTCCCCCGTGCCAGCGCCTGGAGGACCGCTTCCGGCGTCGGCAGGGTGAGGATCCCCTCCATGGCCTCGCGGTAGCCCGAGTCCGTCACTCCCTGGTCGACGATCCGGTACAGGATGTCGCTCTTGCTCCCGACGCTGGCGAACACCGTCTTCGGGGCGACCCCGGCGGCCGACGCGATGTCGGCGACCGCGACCCGCCCATAGCCGCGCTCGGCGAACAGCTCCGTCGCCCGGCTGAGGATCAGCTCGCGGGTGCGGGCCGCGCCCTCGGCGCGCAGCGGGGACACATAGGGGCGTTTGGGCGACATGATCCGATGCTAGCACCATGAATTCATTAGGTATGGTGTTACTCGAACTGCTTCTCCAACCGCTACTCCACCTTTGGACAGCCCTTGGGTCGGCCTTCGGGTCCTCCTTCGGGCGCCGACGGAAGGCTTGATCATGGGAATGGACGCTTCGGAGCTCGGTCACGGCCTCTTCCGCATCCTCGCGACAGGCGACCGGGCCCTGGCCGCCAACGTGGTGCACCCGGACTTCCGCAACCGCGAGGCCGCGGTGTCACCCAAGGCCTGCTCGATCCCCGGACCCG encodes:
- a CDS encoding TetR/AcrR family transcriptional regulator, translated to MSPKRPYVSPLRAEGAARTRELILSRATELFAERGYGRVAVADIASAAGVAPKTVFASVGSKSDILYRIVDQGVTDSGYREAMEGILTLPTPEAVLQALARGTRAGNESQYLVHEAIRKALPVHEDGEALWERATAAYREALRAAARHLHTLEPHPSCPEQETADLLWYWFGPMGWHALVVENGWTWDRAEEFLHRTAVRTLLPVS
- a CDS encoding PhzF family phenazine biosynthesis protein — its product is MPRSRSFVQVDVFSTHPYSGNPVAVVLDGTDLSDEQMQRVARWTNLSETTFVLPPTVPEADYRLRIFTPEGELPFAGHPTLGSARAWLEDGGTPRHADHLVQECAAGLVTVRRSEDSLAFAAPPRVRTGELDDDHLKRIVNAFGITREQVVAHQWVDNGPGWAVLRLATAEEVLTLEPDLTLIPDAMVGAIGPWPEGSDHAFELRTFAPGIGVPEDPACGSMNAAVGQWLTSTGAAPSAYRVSQGTRVGRAARIEVTADGDGTVWVSGATVVCVRGTITV
- a CDS encoding RidA family protein — translated: MTVQYVTPKGMLQPVPYHHVAVGTGTKHVHVSGQIARQADGTAVAPGDLAGQVAQALRNTAVGLSGAGATFTDVVRLTFYVTRWSPEKIGDFMGGVEAVADEIGLPLPLPPASLIGVEHLFEPDVLVEVEATALLD
- a CDS encoding winged helix-turn-helix transcriptional regulator, which gives rise to MDTDNELRIDAPHRELLDQVLDKWSLGVLNELCERPRRFNELRRAIPQVTQKSLTATLRRLERNGVVEREVVSTRPVAVEYRITPLGKTLRHPVEVLLAWAAQNMPAIERARAVFDGREETRL